TATGACACGTTTTAATATTACCCTTTCTGAAGGAATACAATTTGTCCAAAAGGCTCTAGAGGTCATGTGGGGTGGTGAGATTTTTGTACCGAAAATTCCCAGCTACCGTATCCTTGATGTCGCAGAGGCTATTGCTCCAGATTGTCAGCGCAAAGTTGTAGGGATCCGCCCTGGCGAGAAACTTCATGAAGAAATGATTACAGCAACTGACGCTATTAATAGTGTCGAGTTTGAAGACTATTTTGTTATTTTACCTAGCTTGAAATTTTGGTGTCCTGAAGAATTTATGAATATTAATAGCGGCATTCGTTGTCCCGAAGGCTTTAGTTATAATAGCGGGACAAATGCGGAATGGCTTACAGTCGAGCAAATAAGAGCGCTTATTCAGCAACATGTTGACCCAACTTTTCATGTGTGAGAGATCTCGGTGGTAAATAAATTTATTCCATATGGCCGACAAGCAATTGATCAGGCCGACATAGAATATGTCATTAATGTTCTGCAATCGGATTGGCTGACCCAAGGACCTTCTGTCTCTAAGTTTGAAGACGCTGTCGCAAAATATTGCGGTGTCCGCTATGCTGTGGCCGTGTCCAACGGTACAGCTGCGCTACACCTTGCTGCCCTCGCCGCTGGGTTCGGCGCTGAGGATGAGGTGATTACCTCTCCTATTACATTTGTTGCTTCTGCTAATTGTATTTTGTATGCGGGTGCTCAGCCGGTGTTTGCCGATATTGATCCCGACACCTATTGTATTGACCCAATTCAAATTGAGTCTAAATTATCAGAGGTTACCAAAGGGGTTATTCCTGTCCACTTTGCTGGTCACCCTTGTGATATGGGGGCAATTTCAAAAATTGCTAGGGAAAATCAGCTTATTGTTATTGAGGACGCTGCTCATGCTATTGGTGCTTCCTATACAATAGATGGAAAACACTACAGGGTTGGATCATGCGCTCACAGCGATATGTCGATTTTTTCTTTTCATCCAGTTAAGCACATCACCACTGGTGAGGGGGGGGTGGTAACTACAAATTGCAGAGACCTCTACGAAAAACTTCTCATGCTAAGGTCACATGGAATTACCAGGGATCCTAGGCTGCTTAAAAGAAATGAGGGCCCTTGGTATTATGAAATGCAAACTTTTGGTTTCAATTACCGCATTACTGATCTGCAATGCGCATTGGGCATTAGTCAGCTCAGGAAACTAGATGGGTTTGTTCAAAGAAGACGGGATATTGTTAAACAATATAATTCCAATTTTTCAAATGATCCACGTTTTATTGTTCCACACGAAAATCAAAATGTATTTTCGTCGTACCATCTTTACGTGCTCCGTTTTAGAAGTCCACTAAGGTTGGAAATTTTTGATTATCTGAGGCAGCAGGGAGTGGGTGTTAATGTTCACTATATCCCCGTTCATTTCCATCCTTATTATGAGAAGAATTTTGGCGACCACCGTGGTGAATACCCTGTTGCTGAGGCCTATTATGAAAATGTAGTAACAATCCCACTTTTTCCAGGCATGACGAATAGTGATGTTGACTATGTCATCTCTAAGGTCCGTACTGCTGCAGATATGTTTGCCTGATTGCTACTTCAACCTAAGGTTATTGGAAGGGTAAAATAGCAAAAAATTATTTTTCTCGGGAGGTCAAGCTCTAATGAAATTAGTAAAAATAATTGCTGAAGTAGCAAATGCCCATCAAGGTGACGTAGGACAGCTTCACGAACTTGTTGTGGCGGCTTCAGCGTCAGGTGCTGATGCAATTAAGTTTCAATGGTTCCGATACGATGTTCTAGCCACTCCAGATTACCAGTGGTATCAAGTTTACAAAGATCTTTTTATTGAACCTGAAGTTTGGAGTGAGGTGGTCTCAGCGGCAAAGAAGATAGGTTTGGAGGTATGGATTGATGTCTTTGACACCTGGGGGTTGAAGCTTGCGCAACAGTTAGATCAGTATATTGATGGATACAAACTACCTCCGACAGTGATACAAATGCCAAGCTTAGGTGCGGAGTTGGTGGCCATGGAAAAACCTCTGCTGATTGGGGTTGGGGGATGGTATGATCAAGAGATCTCTCAGGCATTGACAACTATGGGGGCCGGGCCAGATAGCCAATTGGTGTTGATGCACGGTTTTCAAGGCTATCCGACTCAAACTAAAGATGCAGCATTGTCGAGAATAAGGCATCTGAGGGATCATTTTCAGCGGCCTGTTGGCTTCGCCGACCATGAGGATGCGGCAAAAGTTACAGCTATTGATATGCCAGCTTATGCAGTTGCCGCCGGTGCTGAGGTTCTGGAAAAACACTTGACTCTTGATCGATCAGCCAAGGGCTATGATTATTATTCGTCTCTTGAGCCTGCTGAATTTGCTGCAATGGTCGGGAAAATCAGACAGCTTGAACAAATCTTCGGCGACTCGTCAATCACTGAGTCTCAGCGAGCCTATCTAAAAGATGCGCTGCGGGTAGTGGCAACGCAAAACTTGGAGGCAGGCGAGCTTGTGACAGCAGCTAACACTGCCTCCAAAAGATGTCCTACGGAAGCAGGGCTTTTACCGGTAGATTTTTTTAATAGGCTTCCTGCTGTTGTCCGTGGCAAGGTTAAGAAGAACCAAGCTATTACTGATGACATGCTGAGACCCCCCAGAATTGCAATTGCGGTTATCTGCCGGTTAAAATCTACCCGACTAAGAGAAAAGGCATTG
The Pelobacter seleniigenes DSM 18267 DNA segment above includes these coding regions:
- the pseC gene encoding UDP-4-amino-4,6-dideoxy-N-acetyl-beta-L-altrosamine transaminase, encoding MVNKFIPYGRQAIDQADIEYVINVLQSDWLTQGPSVSKFEDAVAKYCGVRYAVAVSNGTAALHLAALAAGFGAEDEVITSPITFVASANCILYAGAQPVFADIDPDTYCIDPIQIESKLSEVTKGVIPVHFAGHPCDMGAISKIARENQLIVIEDAAHAIGASYTIDGKHYRVGSCAHSDMSIFSFHPVKHITTGEGGVVTTNCRDLYEKLLMLRSHGITRDPRLLKRNEGPWYYEMQTFGFNYRITDLQCALGISQLRKLDGFVQRRRDIVKQYNSNFSNDPRFIVPHENQNVFSSYHLYVLRFRSPLRLEIFDYLRQQGVGVNVHYIPVHFHPYYEKNFGDHRGEYPVAEAYYENVVTIPLFPGMTNSDVDYVISKVRTAADMFA
- a CDS encoding N-acetylneuraminate synthase family protein; translation: MKLVKIIAEVANAHQGDVGQLHELVVAASASGADAIKFQWFRYDVLATPDYQWYQVYKDLFIEPEVWSEVVSAAKKIGLEVWIDVFDTWGLKLAQQLDQYIDGYKLPPTVIQMPSLGAELVAMEKPLLIGVGGWYDQEISQALTTMGAGPDSQLVLMHGFQGYPTQTKDAALSRIRHLRDHFQRPVGFADHEDAAKVTAIDMPAYAVAAGAEVLEKHLTLDRSAKGYDYYSSLEPAEFAAMVGKIRQLEQIFGDSSITESQRAYLKDALRVVATQNLEAGELVTAANTASKRCPTEAGLLPVDFFNRLPAVVRGKVKKNQAITDDMLRPPRIAIAVICRLKSTRLREKALLPINGVASIERCLLNCLAVRGVDSVVLATSGLPDDDPLAKVTLDGKVKVLRGDPENVAMRMVQAADLVQADIILRVTGDCPVVSPEILEYLIASHFETGADFTAPTNEHAIGTAGDVYTVAAIRKLLGVSVPLAHTEYLSFYFRNNPKIFSINDVVLPQMWRKKWRLTLDEPRDLDMFQELFSGLKIGFEPTFFTDVIKYFERHEATALINESVSLKWRDNTELVEAIKIETKIEDRFWNFKKS